Proteins found in one Sporosarcina jeotgali genomic segment:
- the nusB gene encoding transcription antitermination factor NusB: protein MKRREAREKAVQTLFQLDGTTLPVEEAISYIAEEPVDSFYEMLVKGTREKQESIDEVLTGKLENWSLDRLPKIERTVLRLAAYELLYNEEVPHKVAVNEAIELCKTFGDEKSGRFVNGVLSKFEQQRM, encoded by the coding sequence ATGAAACGTAGAGAAGCGAGAGAAAAAGCGGTTCAGACCCTTTTCCAGCTTGATGGAACGACACTGCCTGTAGAAGAGGCAATCAGCTATATTGCAGAAGAACCCGTTGATTCTTTTTATGAAATGCTCGTAAAAGGTACACGAGAAAAGCAAGAATCAATTGATGAAGTACTGACTGGAAAATTGGAAAATTGGTCATTAGACAGACTTCCTAAAATTGAACGGACGGTACTTCGACTTGCTGCATATGAGTTGTTGTATAACGAAGAAGTTCCACACAAAGTAGCAGTGAACGAAGCAATCGAACTTTGTAAAACATTTGGAGACGAAAAATCAGGCCGCTTTGTTAATGGTGTGCTGTCGAAATTTGAACAACAGAGGATGTGA
- a CDS encoding DUF1385 domain-containing protein, whose product MEENQKSPAYGGQALIEGVMFGGKQHTVTAIRRKDGTIDYFHVLKESSPVRQKLKKIPLVRGIVALIESAGLGSKHLTFASDHYDVMPGEEVDKSDEESSKLTMILGVAAVGVLSFLFGKFVFTLFPVFLAGLFHPIFPGKTAQILLETLFKLTLLLSYVSLISMTPLIKRVFKYHGAEHKVINAYENNLPLTVENVQAQSRLHYRCGSSFLLFTVIVGMFIYFLVPTDPFWLRIVNRILLIPVVLGVSFEVLQITNAVRNIPVLRFLGYPGLWLQLLTTKEPEDDQVEVAIASFNKLLEIEIHGEEVLTDPSPLSPESEMSTVNL is encoded by the coding sequence ATGGAAGAGAATCAGAAATCACCTGCCTATGGCGGTCAGGCTCTTATAGAGGGCGTCATGTTTGGAGGGAAACAACATACAGTAACCGCTATACGTCGTAAAGATGGCACGATTGATTATTTTCACGTACTGAAAGAGAGCAGCCCGGTTCGTCAAAAGTTAAAAAAGATTCCTCTAGTCAGAGGAATTGTCGCACTAATCGAGTCAGCAGGACTCGGCTCGAAACACCTGACCTTCGCAAGTGATCATTATGATGTAATGCCTGGTGAAGAAGTTGACAAATCGGATGAAGAATCATCAAAGCTGACAATGATTTTAGGAGTAGCAGCAGTTGGCGTACTTTCCTTTCTATTTGGGAAATTCGTCTTCACACTATTCCCAGTATTCCTTGCAGGACTTTTCCACCCGATCTTCCCGGGGAAAACTGCTCAAATTCTGTTAGAAACATTATTCAAACTAACTCTCTTATTAAGTTATGTGTCACTAATATCCATGACCCCTTTAATTAAAAGGGTTTTCAAATACCACGGTGCAGAGCATAAAGTCATCAATGCCTATGAAAACAACCTTCCCTTAACTGTTGAAAATGTCCAGGCTCAATCACGATTGCATTATCGATGCGGCAGCAGTTTTTTGCTTTTCACAGTTATTGTCGGGATGTTCATCTATTTCTTAGTTCCAACAGATCCGTTCTGGTTACGAATTGTAAATCGTATTCTTCTCATCCCTGTTGTCCTTGGAGTATCGTTTGAAGTGCTTCAAATTACGAATGCCGTGCGAAATATTCCAGTGCTGCGATTCTTAGGATACCCCGGGTTATGGCTTCAGCTGTTAACTACAAAAGAGCCAGAAGATGATCAAGTAGAAGTTGCGATTGCCTCGTTCAACAAATTACTTGAGATTGAAATACACGGCGAGGAAGTTTTAACTGACCCGTCCCCTTTATCTCCTGAGAGTGAAATGAGTACAGTGAATTTATAA
- the folD gene encoding bifunctional methylenetetrahydrofolate dehydrogenase/methenyltetrahydrofolate cyclohydrolase FolD — protein sequence MSSVLIDGKAIGAKIREEIKIDVERLIERGCRPGLAVVLVGDDQASRTYVKNKEKSSTAAGMKSEMIQLPITVSQKDLLDTVDRLNNDPTIHGILVQLPLPPHIDENKVIRSISPKKDVDGFHPENVGKMIIGQTSYVSCTPAGILELLKHTGTDISGKHAVIVGRSNIVGKPMGQLLLQKDATVTYCHSKTENLESFTRQADILIVAIGQAKYITADHIKAGATVIDVGMNRDENGKLCGDVDFESVKEKAGALTPVPGGVGPMTVTMLLKNTLKSAQLACSNYI from the coding sequence TTGTCAAGTGTACTAATTGATGGAAAAGCAATCGGCGCAAAAATTAGAGAAGAGATTAAAATAGACGTGGAACGGCTCATTGAAAGAGGATGTCGTCCAGGTCTTGCTGTTGTTCTGGTTGGTGACGACCAAGCATCTCGTACATACGTGAAAAACAAAGAGAAATCCAGTACTGCGGCGGGTATGAAATCTGAAATGATTCAGTTGCCGATTACTGTGAGTCAGAAAGACTTGCTGGATACTGTGGACCGTCTAAATAACGATCCAACCATTCACGGAATTCTTGTCCAATTGCCTTTACCCCCTCATATCGATGAGAACAAAGTGATCCGCTCCATTTCTCCCAAAAAAGATGTGGATGGTTTTCATCCGGAGAACGTAGGGAAAATGATTATTGGCCAAACTTCATATGTATCATGCACACCTGCAGGTATTTTAGAATTACTGAAGCATACGGGTACTGATATATCTGGTAAACATGCAGTCATAGTTGGTCGAAGTAATATCGTCGGCAAGCCTATGGGACAATTGCTTCTTCAAAAAGATGCGACTGTGACCTATTGTCATTCTAAGACAGAAAACTTAGAGTCATTCACTCGACAAGCGGATATATTGATTGTCGCGATTGGGCAGGCAAAATACATTACAGCTGATCATATCAAAGCAGGCGCTACCGTGATTGACGTTGGTATGAATCGGGACGAAAATGGGAAACTCTGCGGCGATGTCGATTTCGAGAGCGTCAAAGAAAAAGCAGGTGCGCTAACGCCTGTACCTGGCGGTGTCGGCCCGATGACTGTAACTATGCTGCTGAAAAACACATTGAAGAGTGCACAATTAGCATGCAGTAATTACATTTAA
- the aroQ gene encoding type II 3-dehydroquinate dehydratase, whose amino-acid sequence MDLLLLNGPNLNRLGKREPDVYGHETLEDIESRIRALCMDHNIGLSCFQSNHEGALIDRIHQAADDGTYGIVFNPGAYTHTSIAIRDAVASVNLPVVEVHISNIHNRESFRQNSMLAPVCAGQISGLGTDGYLLGALALIRKMERE is encoded by the coding sequence GTGGATTTGTTGCTATTAAATGGACCTAATTTAAACAGATTAGGAAAACGGGAACCCGATGTTTATGGTCATGAAACACTCGAGGATATTGAAAGTCGTATTCGCGCGCTGTGCATGGATCATAATATCGGGTTGTCGTGTTTTCAATCGAACCATGAAGGTGCTTTGATCGACCGTATTCATCAAGCGGCAGACGATGGCACATACGGAATCGTATTTAACCCTGGTGCATACACGCATACTAGTATTGCTATTCGGGATGCTGTTGCATCTGTAAACTTACCAGTCGTGGAAGTACACATTTCGAATATACATAATCGAGAATCATTCAGGCAAAACTCTATGCTCGCTCCTGTATGTGCGGGACAAATTTCAGGATTAGGTACCGATGGCTATCTGTTGGGTGCGCTTGCATTAATTCGCAAAATGGAAAGGGAATGA
- a CDS encoding stage III sporulation protein AE has protein sequence MVYSFIVVLIIALMATVLNYLFPSFSEWTKQLLYIVIILVVLRPAFEQLLLIQQLMKSIAMLFVTSYPVLTAGMAISGNALSLLNFQPALLLFANGAVFFADRLLLPLVTAALLFDIVTRLNPLISYAKLSDMLRTTLLAAVSSIVAAYSIFITAGGAVSWGISEAASEPLKELIRQNIPFVGSFVTDSMGTLGRYSSGAGFMVGGWLLVTLWGIAILPVVQTLLLAFLYRWCAALIEPFTSMELSDVLDDIGRSLFVLCAITFLMIFAFVYTVLFFIVYVKLSIT, from the coding sequence TTGGTTTATAGCTTCATCGTCGTACTGATCATTGCTCTGATGGCAACGGTTTTGAATTATTTGTTCCCTTCGTTCTCGGAGTGGACGAAGCAGCTGCTCTATATCGTGATTATTCTAGTAGTACTCCGTCCCGCGTTTGAACAGCTCCTGCTTATTCAGCAACTCATGAAGTCCATCGCCATGTTATTCGTTACGAGTTATCCGGTATTGACTGCAGGCATGGCAATTTCGGGAAATGCACTTAGCCTGCTGAACTTTCAGCCTGCGCTGCTGTTGTTTGCAAATGGAGCTGTGTTTTTTGCAGATAGATTGTTATTGCCTTTGGTCACGGCTGCGTTGCTGTTTGATATTGTTACACGGCTGAATCCCCTTATTTCGTATGCAAAGCTTTCGGACATGCTGCGGACAACTTTATTAGCTGCAGTTTCTTCCATTGTTGCAGCCTATTCAATTTTCATTACTGCAGGAGGGGCGGTTTCTTGGGGGATTTCAGAAGCCGCAAGCGAACCGTTGAAAGAATTGATTCGACAGAACATCCCTTTCGTCGGTTCATTTGTGACGGACAGCATGGGAACCCTTGGACGCTACTCGTCTGGGGCTGGATTCATGGTAGGAGGATGGCTGTTAGTTACATTATGGGGGATTGCCATATTACCTGTGGTGCAGACGCTGCTTCTGGCGTTTTTATATCGATGGTGTGCAGCTCTAATTGAACCGTTTACATCGATGGAACTATCGGATGTTTTGGATGATATCGGCCGATCTCTATTTGTTCTATGTGCCATTACATTCCTAATGATTTTTGCATTTGTCTATACGGTTCTGTTTTTTATCGTTTACGTGAAACTTTCAATTACTTAA
- the xseA gene encoding exodeoxyribonuclease VII large subunit — translation MSGNPYLTVQAVTKYIKRKFDADPHLRNVYIKGELSNVKIHPTGHIYFTLKDDKSRIQAAMFRGNASSLKFKPESGMNVLITGDINIYESSGQYQLYVQSMEPDGIGALFLAFEQLKEQLGKEGLFDVRWKQQLPWIPKKVGVITAKSGAAFQDICSTIGRRFPMAEIVLFPAAVQGKQAVPSIVEAIGQADRQGDIDVLIVGRGGGSIEDLWAFNEEAVARAIFSCRIPTISAVGHETDTTIADFVADHRAPTPTAAAELAVPAKEELAGRILERKRVIYRFLATRLTQEQKRLDRLKNSYPFLYPDRLYRPFIEKQVSFEERLSRSHNELLYRKSTQFTQINSRLQLVSPAVQLQQRSKEAVAVEERLLRAMRQSLGGKQDRFLTGIRMLQALNPLSVMDRGFTIVYKEGELVKRAELLAPGDSVKINMQDGIAIAEIQSIESIKEES, via the coding sequence TTGTCAGGTAATCCATACTTAACCGTACAAGCTGTCACCAAATACATTAAGAGGAAATTTGATGCTGATCCACACCTGCGAAATGTCTATATTAAAGGCGAATTATCCAATGTGAAAATTCACCCGACCGGACACATATACTTCACGTTAAAAGATGACAAAAGCAGAATCCAAGCAGCTATGTTTCGTGGAAATGCCTCTAGTTTGAAGTTCAAACCAGAAAGCGGCATGAATGTCCTGATAACAGGGGATATTAATATATATGAAAGCAGTGGACAGTATCAGCTTTACGTTCAATCCATGGAACCGGACGGAATTGGTGCTCTATTCCTCGCCTTTGAGCAGTTGAAAGAACAGCTGGGCAAGGAAGGCTTGTTTGATGTCCGTTGGAAACAGCAATTACCATGGATTCCTAAGAAAGTCGGTGTCATCACTGCTAAATCAGGAGCTGCGTTCCAAGATATCTGCTCAACGATAGGTCGCAGATTTCCTATGGCAGAAATAGTCCTGTTCCCTGCAGCTGTCCAAGGTAAACAAGCAGTGCCTTCAATTGTTGAAGCAATCGGACAAGCTGATCGACAAGGTGATATAGATGTTCTGATAGTTGGAAGAGGCGGCGGCTCAATAGAAGATTTATGGGCATTTAACGAAGAAGCGGTTGCCCGTGCGATTTTCTCATGCCGAATTCCCACAATCAGTGCAGTAGGTCATGAAACCGATACGACAATTGCGGATTTTGTTGCAGATCACCGGGCTCCTACCCCCACTGCAGCAGCTGAACTTGCTGTCCCGGCGAAGGAAGAACTGGCAGGCCGGATCTTGGAAAGAAAGCGAGTGATTTACCGTTTTCTCGCGACTCGTCTAACGCAAGAACAAAAACGGTTGGACCGTTTGAAAAATTCTTATCCGTTTCTTTATCCGGATCGCTTGTATCGGCCATTTATTGAAAAGCAAGTATCTTTTGAAGAGAGACTTTCACGCAGTCACAATGAGTTGCTCTATCGAAAATCGACTCAATTTACACAAATAAATTCTCGCCTGCAGCTTGTATCGCCAGCTGTTCAGCTGCAACAGCGTTCAAAAGAGGCTGTTGCAGTTGAAGAAAGACTTCTTCGGGCAATGCGTCAATCCTTAGGTGGAAAACAAGACCGATTTTTAACAGGTATTCGAATGTTGCAAGCACTTAACCCGCTGAGCGTTATGGATAGAGGATTTACAATCGTTTACAAAGAGGGCGAACTCGTTAAACGTGCTGAATTACTGGCGCCCGGAGATTCAGTCAAGATCAATATGCAGGATGGTATTGCAATTGCGGAAATTCAATCAATAGAATCCATTAAGGAGGAATCATGA
- a CDS encoding Asp23/Gls24 family envelope stress response protein — protein MAEKANSFIEANSSAAESLGRIELAPEVLEVIIGIATSEVQGIAMTSGNFASGVAEKLGKVMHGKGVKTDWVDNKLTIDVFCIAEDGQLIPQVAANVQKKIKEAVYHMTSIETGEVNVHVTGIRSEVNSVTE, from the coding sequence ATGGCTGAAAAAGCGAATTCATTTATTGAAGCAAACTCCTCTGCTGCCGAGAGTCTTGGGCGGATTGAGCTCGCTCCTGAAGTTTTGGAGGTTATTATTGGAATCGCAACTTCTGAAGTACAAGGTATTGCGATGACCTCAGGGAATTTTGCATCAGGTGTTGCAGAGAAACTTGGAAAAGTTATGCATGGAAAAGGCGTGAAAACAGACTGGGTGGATAACAAACTCACAATCGATGTTTTTTGCATTGCAGAAGATGGACAACTAATCCCGCAAGTTGCTGCAAACGTTCAGAAAAAGATTAAGGAAGCAGTGTATCATATGACTTCGATTGAAACTGGTGAAGTTAATGTTCATGTAACTGGAATCCGTTCTGAAGTGAATTCAGTGACAGAATGA
- a CDS encoding M24 family metallopeptidase — protein sequence MINLKLAKLRELLAEKELDALFITSGYNRRYMTGFTGTAGAAIISKDDAVFITDFRYMEQAAAQIKDFRIVQHEKTIIEEVAKQVEQMKVKRLGFEKEDLTFGMYELYKSKVSAELIPTAGLVEKLRIIKTPEELEVLKQAAKIADDAFTHICGFIKAGMTELEVSNELEFFMRKQGATSSSFDTIVASGVRGALPHGVATDKKIQSGELVTLDYGALYNGYISDITRTVAVGEPSGKMREVYEITLAAQKLAVEGIKPGMTGIQADAIARDYIASKGYGEAFGHSTGHGIGLEVHEAPGLSFRSETVLEPNMTVTAEPGIYLPGIGGVRIEDDLVITENGCERLTHCTKELQIL from the coding sequence ATGATTAATTTGAAACTTGCTAAACTTAGAGAATTGCTTGCAGAAAAAGAATTGGATGCATTATTCATTACAAGCGGATATAACCGCCGCTATATGACTGGATTTACCGGGACTGCCGGTGCAGCAATCATTTCTAAAGATGATGCGGTATTCATTACCGACTTTAGATATATGGAGCAGGCAGCAGCACAAATCAAAGACTTCCGTATTGTACAACATGAAAAAACAATTATAGAAGAAGTTGCTAAGCAAGTTGAGCAGATGAAAGTAAAGCGTTTAGGATTTGAGAAAGAAGACTTAACATTTGGGATGTACGAGCTGTATAAAAGTAAAGTGTCGGCTGAGCTCATTCCGACTGCAGGTCTTGTGGAAAAACTGCGGATCATTAAAACGCCTGAGGAATTAGAAGTTTTAAAGCAGGCTGCAAAAATTGCAGATGATGCATTTACACATATTTGCGGATTCATCAAAGCTGGGATGACAGAACTAGAGGTATCAAACGAATTAGAGTTCTTTATGCGTAAACAAGGAGCGACATCATCATCATTTGATACAATAGTCGCTTCAGGCGTGCGGGGAGCACTTCCTCATGGTGTTGCGACTGACAAAAAAATTCAATCCGGAGAACTCGTGACATTGGATTATGGTGCGTTGTATAATGGATACATCTCTGACATAACGCGAACAGTGGCTGTCGGTGAACCATCGGGAAAAATGCGGGAAGTCTATGAGATAACCCTTGCTGCACAGAAATTAGCAGTTGAAGGCATTAAACCGGGGATGACCGGCATCCAGGCAGATGCGATTGCACGGGATTACATTGCTTCAAAAGGGTATGGTGAGGCGTTTGGTCATTCTACGGGTCACGGTATTGGTCTGGAAGTTCATGAAGCCCCTGGACTGTCCTTCCGCTCTGAAACAGTGCTGGAGCCTAATATGACGGTTACTGCTGAACCTGGAATCTACTTGCCGGGTATCGGAGGCGTAAGGATTGAAGACGATCTCGTAATCACAGAAAATGGTTGTGAACGGTTAACTCACTGTACAAAAGAACTGCAAATTTTATAA
- a CDS encoding SpoIIIAC/SpoIIIAD family protein — MAFFGNVMALLFQLLAVFLLLLIIRFAVPQLHPILYSALYLFVFAYIMMEVLIPFIKKLSDIFHGVPEPYGQLLLMSAFLFFISESITQHLSESGYSSFANLAQFVVKITILSFWLPELVNLIQTLTALITP; from the coding sequence ATGGCTTTCTTTGGCAATGTAATGGCACTCCTTTTTCAATTACTCGCCGTTTTTTTGTTGCTGCTCATTATCCGTTTTGCAGTCCCGCAGTTGCATCCAATCTTGTATAGTGCCTTATATCTTTTCGTTTTTGCTTATATCATGATGGAAGTTTTGATTCCGTTCATTAAAAAGTTAAGTGATATTTTTCACGGTGTTCCTGAGCCGTATGGGCAACTGTTATTAATGAGTGCATTCTTGTTTTTCATTTCAGAGTCGATTACACAGCATTTGTCTGAATCCGGATATTCATCGTTTGCAAACTTAGCTCAATTTGTAGTCAAAATTACCATCCTGTCCTTCTGGCTGCCTGAGCTCGTCAATCTCATACAGACACTCACTGCGCTCATAACGCCGTGA
- a CDS encoding exodeoxyribonuclease VII small subunit, whose translation METDSMKFEEAMLELEKIVQQLETGDVQLEDSITLYKKGMELSAFCQQKLQHAEKQLVTIVDKNGEAAAMDSSKGEDTSE comes from the coding sequence ATGGAAACTGATTCAATGAAATTTGAAGAAGCGATGCTGGAATTGGAAAAAATCGTTCAACAACTTGAAACAGGAGATGTTCAACTCGAAGATTCCATCACTTTATATAAAAAAGGGATGGAGCTTTCTGCATTTTGTCAACAAAAACTGCAACATGCTGAGAAGCAGCTCGTCACAATTGTAGACAAAAATGGAGAAGCCGCGGCGATGGATTCTTCGAAGGGAGAGGACACAAGTGAGTGA
- the accB gene encoding acetyl-CoA carboxylase biotin carboxyl carrier protein has product MLKIQEIREIIKLIDQSSIDKFTYEADGAKIKIVKSNTSATAIAPVQVQAPVPDVQDSTSGAQSVQQAVPETAEAPKQAAPVAEPAAEAKASDASLKSIVSPMVGTFYKSSSPEAAAFVQVGQKVGAEDVVCIVEAMKLFNEIEAEVSGEIVEILVKDGQLVEYGQPLFLVKEN; this is encoded by the coding sequence ATGTTAAAGATTCAGGAAATTAGAGAAATCATTAAACTTATCGATCAGTCTTCAATCGACAAATTTACGTATGAAGCAGATGGAGCTAAAATTAAAATTGTCAAGAGTAATACAAGCGCAACAGCTATTGCACCGGTTCAAGTCCAAGCACCAGTACCAGATGTTCAAGATTCCACTTCAGGAGCACAGTCTGTTCAGCAAGCTGTACCTGAAACTGCGGAGGCACCTAAACAAGCAGCACCGGTTGCAGAACCTGCAGCTGAGGCGAAAGCTTCTGATGCATCACTAAAGAGCATCGTATCTCCAATGGTTGGTACGTTTTATAAGTCATCATCTCCAGAAGCAGCAGCTTTCGTTCAAGTTGGACAGAAAGTTGGAGCTGAAGATGTTGTCTGTATCGTAGAAGCTATGAAACTATTCAACGAAATTGAAGCAGAAGTATCTGGTGAAATTGTTGAAATTCTTGTTAAAGATGGACAGCTCGTTGAGTATGGGCAGCCTCTTTTCCTTGTAAAAGAAAATTGA
- the efp gene encoding elongation factor P translates to MISVNDFKTGLTIEVDGDIWRVMEFQHVKPGKGAAFVRSKLRNLRSGNVNEKTFRAGEKVAKAQIDNKRMQYLYANGDDHVFMDNESFEQIELPAKQIKEELNYLKENMEVHVIQYKEEVLGVEVPSTVVLEVAETEPGIKGDTASGGSKPAKLETGLTVQVPFFVNIGDKLIINTEEGEYVSRA, encoded by the coding sequence ATGATTTCAGTAAACGATTTTAAAACAGGTTTGACAATCGAAGTAGACGGCGATATTTGGCGCGTAATGGAATTCCAACACGTTAAACCAGGTAAAGGTGCTGCTTTTGTACGTTCAAAATTACGTAACTTGCGTTCAGGAAACGTGAACGAGAAAACGTTCCGTGCTGGAGAGAAAGTTGCGAAAGCACAAATTGACAATAAGCGTATGCAATATCTTTATGCGAATGGTGACGATCACGTCTTCATGGATAACGAAAGTTTCGAGCAAATTGAATTGCCTGCAAAGCAAATTAAAGAAGAGTTGAACTATTTGAAGGAAAACATGGAAGTGCACGTTATTCAATACAAAGAAGAAGTTCTTGGTGTTGAAGTACCTTCTACAGTGGTACTTGAAGTAGCTGAAACTGAACCCGGTATTAAAGGCGACACTGCAAGCGGCGGTTCAAAACCAGCGAAACTTGAAACAGGCCTTACTGTACAAGTTCCATTCTTCGTAAATATCGGTGACAAACTTATCATCAACACAGAAGAAGGCGAATATGTTTCCCGCGCATAA
- the accC gene encoding acetyl-CoA carboxylase biotin carboxylase subunit — protein sequence MKKILIANRGEIAVRIIRACKELGLETVAVYSEADRDALHVKIADEAFCIGPKLSKDSYLNFSNIISVAKMTDCDGIHPGYGFLAENASFAEMCEEVNIEFVGPTSDAIARMGTKDVARETMRLAGVPIVPGSDGLVADEEEALTVAEEIGFPVIIKATAGGGGKGIRVARDPEELKKGIKITQKEAAAAFGNPGVYLEKFIEIFRHVEIQVLADKHGNTVYLGERDCSIQRRMQKLVEEAPSPALTPEMRKEMGQAAVKAAEAVDYRGAGTVEFIFDHINQKFYFMEMNTRIQVEHPVTEMITGIDLIQQQLKVAAGEKLPFKQKDIKINGWSIECRINAENPEKNFMPSPGTVEMYLPPGGNGVRVDSAVYPGYKIPPFYDSMVAKLIVHADTREEAVARMKRALDEFVVEGVKTTIPFHYNLMNHDVFKSGDFDTKFLEKYDVMQSN from the coding sequence ATGAAGAAAATTCTAATCGCAAATCGAGGCGAAATTGCCGTTCGTATTATCCGTGCATGTAAAGAGCTCGGTCTTGAGACAGTTGCAGTATACTCTGAAGCCGATCGTGATGCACTGCATGTCAAAATTGCCGATGAAGCATTTTGCATCGGACCCAAACTCTCAAAAGACAGTTACTTGAACTTTTCAAATATCATAAGTGTCGCAAAAATGACCGATTGTGATGGAATCCATCCAGGGTATGGTTTCCTTGCTGAAAACGCAAGCTTTGCTGAAATGTGTGAAGAAGTGAATATCGAGTTTGTCGGCCCTACTTCTGATGCGATTGCTCGTATGGGAACGAAAGACGTGGCACGTGAAACGATGCGTCTGGCAGGTGTTCCGATTGTGCCCGGATCTGACGGTCTAGTAGCTGATGAAGAGGAAGCGCTTACGGTCGCTGAGGAAATCGGTTTCCCAGTTATAATTAAAGCAACAGCCGGCGGCGGCGGGAAAGGAATCCGTGTAGCGCGTGATCCTGAAGAACTTAAAAAAGGTATTAAGATTACACAAAAAGAAGCGGCAGCTGCATTTGGTAATCCAGGAGTGTATCTTGAAAAGTTCATTGAAATTTTCCGCCACGTTGAAATTCAAGTATTGGCCGATAAGCACGGCAACACAGTCTATCTGGGGGAGCGTGATTGTTCCATTCAACGCCGTATGCAAAAGTTAGTGGAAGAGGCTCCATCTCCTGCACTAACTCCTGAGATGCGCAAGGAAATGGGACAGGCAGCTGTGAAAGCAGCAGAAGCGGTCGATTACAGAGGTGCTGGTACGGTTGAATTCATCTTCGATCACATCAATCAGAAGTTCTACTTCATGGAAATGAATACAAGAATCCAGGTAGAACATCCTGTAACTGAAATGATTACGGGGATTGACCTCATTCAACAGCAGTTGAAAGTTGCAGCAGGTGAGAAGCTTCCTTTCAAACAAAAAGACATTAAAATTAATGGCTGGTCCATTGAGTGTCGCATCAACGCGGAAAATCCAGAGAAAAACTTTATGCCATCTCCCGGTACGGTTGAAATGTATCTTCCGCCAGGCGGAAACGGAGTCCGTGTAGATTCTGCAGTTTATCCAGGATACAAAATCCCGCCATTTTATGACTCGATGGTTGCGAAACTGATTGTTCATGCAGATACTCGAGAAGAAGCAGTAGCCCGTATGAAACGTGCATTAGATGAGTTTGTGGTAGAAGGGGTTAAGACAACGATCCCGTTCCACTATAATCTTATGAATCACGATGTGTTTAAATCAGGAGACTTTGATACGAAGTTTCTTGAAAAATATGATGTCATGCAGTCAAACTAA
- a CDS encoding SpoIIIAH-like family protein, which yields MRTNKRTVWFLTLMSLVAVISIYYIKEKAPMPFDGISIFSSDMTETAEVPKKGSSDKQTPVFATSYLFEEMRMEVRDERSKKSEQLNAKMTSPDYTAEEKNEAFEEMSELNKRDSAEALLELQIKALGYPEAFVRTEDGDVKVTVLSTEGHSKQLADEITQYVLASWDDAKKVQVDFTGNQ from the coding sequence ATGAGAACAAATAAACGTACTGTATGGTTTTTAACACTAATGAGCCTTGTTGCTGTTATCTCGATTTACTATATTAAAGAGAAAGCACCCATGCCGTTCGACGGAATCTCCATTTTTTCAAGTGATATGACTGAAACGGCTGAAGTTCCGAAAAAGGGCTCATCCGATAAGCAAACTCCGGTGTTTGCAACGTCATATCTATTCGAAGAAATGCGGATGGAAGTCCGTGATGAGCGCAGTAAAAAGTCAGAACAACTGAATGCGAAGATGACATCCCCTGATTATACTGCTGAAGAGAAGAACGAAGCATTCGAGGAAATGTCTGAGCTTAATAAACGAGATTCCGCGGAAGCGTTATTAGAATTGCAGATCAAGGCGCTCGGATATCCTGAAGCCTTTGTCCGAACAGAAGATGGTGATGTGAAAGTAACTGTGCTTTCAACTGAAGGACATTCTAAACAATTAGCAGATGAAATCACACAATATGTTCTTGCAAGCTGGGACGATGCTAAAAAAGTACAAGTCGATTTCACAGGTAATCAGTAA